One Paenibacillus sp. FSL H7-0737 DNA segment encodes these proteins:
- a CDS encoding carbohydrate ABC transporter permease gives MSKIRNKKKREKFDVISNVIIVLFALLNLFPLYWLFTSSLKNSSDVVKMPPDWWPKSITFSNYVDVFQNQPALRWTFNSIYVSGVSTIIVIIVGAMAAYAFSKINFKGKDIIFIIFISSLMIPKEIMIVPLFRITQQFGMVNSYNGMIWPNVAGAFGVFLLKGFFDLTPNALREAGRIDGANEWRIFTRIMVPIIKPGIGALFILNFVQVWNDYLWQLVIGQENKMKTLMVGTATLMQDLNPNFAYKMAGATIAAIPMLLVFMLFQRFFTNGITAGAVKE, from the coding sequence ATGTCGAAAATAAGAAATAAGAAGAAGAGAGAGAAGTTTGATGTGATATCGAATGTGATCATTGTCCTCTTCGCGCTCCTTAATCTTTTTCCATTGTATTGGTTATTCACTAGTTCGCTTAAGAACAGTTCAGATGTTGTGAAGATGCCTCCAGACTGGTGGCCTAAATCGATTACATTCTCCAACTATGTGGATGTGTTTCAGAACCAACCGGCTTTGAGATGGACGTTTAATAGTATTTATGTCTCAGGCGTATCTACGATTATCGTTATTATTGTAGGCGCTATGGCTGCCTATGCATTCTCAAAGATCAATTTTAAAGGTAAAGATATCATCTTCATTATTTTCATATCGAGCTTGATGATTCCTAAGGAAATTATGATCGTGCCTTTATTCCGGATTACACAGCAATTTGGAATGGTGAATTCGTATAACGGTATGATTTGGCCGAACGTTGCGGGTGCATTTGGAGTCTTCCTATTAAAAGGATTCTTCGATTTAACCCCTAACGCTTTAAGAGAAGCCGGAAGAATAGATGGTGCAAATGAATGGAGAATCTTTACTCGCATCATGGTGCCTATTATTAAACCTGGTATTGGAGCCTTATTTATTCTGAATTTCGTGCAAGTCTGGAATGATTATTTGTGGCAGCTGGTTATAGGCCAAGAGAACAAAATGAAAACATTAATGGTTGGTACTGCAACCTTAATGCAGGATCTGAATCCTAATTTCGCATATAAAATGGCCGGAGCCACCATTGCTGCAATTCCGATGTTGCTAGTGTTCATGTTATTCCAACGTTTCTTCACCAATGGAATTACAGCAGGAGCAGTCAAAGAATAA